The following are from one region of the Syngnathus acus chromosome 10, fSynAcu1.2, whole genome shotgun sequence genome:
- the wfs1b gene encoding wolframin, whose translation MPTPGTSPPPTSSQPGPRPYSRSSSFPTPTASPHCSPLRSPSQLGRAQLNAASEPTMPEPEDPEEEVSLEDMVEKAKSGDARAQTKMGRFFLALALERDEELNHCTAVTWLLLAAKQGRKEAVKLLQQCLSSRQGITLENYEEVKKLCMETRFERGVRKAALLMYWKLNPEKKRAVAVSEMLENVEHVHTDQEKTVSQSPLNSSVKKQRRVLQTMVTSESISYIGMDEFVEMTKKYAQGIAPPPAMVGVSGSDEDDDDDVVVRNPDELPLHQKLLKFPLHALLEIKEHLIDWASRAGMQWLSALIPTHHVNALIFFFIISNLTIEFFIFLIPLLVFYLSFFSMIICTLRVFQNSKAWENFRALTDLLAHFEPGLDLEQAETNFGWTHLEPYLYFLLSVVFVVFSFPVADKSWIPCSELAAVALFFTVTAFLSLHASAKLFARKALLTEVLSGACSLSHLLPDSLWALRIFGRTFVSLPLGDIVALNIGVPCALYGHLVYLLFRMAQLRGFKGTYLCLVPYLVCFTWCELCLVFLNHATAIGLIRTCAGYLLFLFALPVLSLGLAAMLIIQLMQWFVALEITKMAVTLTVCFVPVVLRLWTRFSLNPIVVFRSLSRSSIVKLILVWLSAVLLFCWMYVYRSEGMKVYNSTLTWPQYSIMCGPSAWKESNMAQTQILCSHLEGHRVTWTGRFKYVRVTDIENGAQSVINLLPVLVGNWMRCLYGQPYPACEGMGDPAVGPHPFLAPPLQDPLCQLKQLAKHECHVKRFDRYKFEVTMGMPQERKTKNGTIVEDEDATKDIVLRASNEFKSVLLHLNAGSTVEFSTILEGRLGSKWPVFELKAIHCLSCGNARLSSRRQYKIEHDWRRTAQNALQFGFDFFFNPFLTAQLRQLSDTETDTGTEVMV comes from the exons ATGCCGACCCCTGGGACCTCACCGCCGCCGACCTCCTCTCAGCCTGGACCACGTCCTTATTCCCGCTCGTCTTCGTTCCCCACGCCGACTGCTTCGCCACACTGCTCACCCCTCAGAAGCCCTTCTCAGCTGGGGAGAGCCCAACTCAACGCGGCCTCAGAGCCTACAATGCCTGAACCAG AGGATCCAGAGGAGGAGGTCAGTCTCGAGGATATGGTTGAGAAAGCAAAGTCAGGTGACGCTAGAGCGCAGACCAAG ATGGGCCGCTTTTTCCTGGCTCTGGCCCTTGAAAGAGATGAGGAACTGAACCACTGCACAGCGGTCACCTGGCTGCTCCTGGCCGCCAAACAGGGTCGCAAGGAAGCCGTGAAGCTGCTGCAACAATGTTTATCATCTAGGCAAG GCATCACTCTCGAAAACTATGAGGAAGTGAAAAAGTTGTGCATGGAAACTCGTTTTGAGAGGGGGGTTCGGAAAGCGGCTCTGCTCATGTACTGGAAGTTGAACCCGGAGAAGAAGAGGGCGGTAGCTGTTTCGGAGATGCTGGAGAACGTAGAACATGTGCACACAGATCAGG AAAAAACAGTCTCCCAAAGCCCACTAAATAGCTCTGTTAAGAAACAGAGGCGAGTTCTGCAGACAATGGTGACCAGCGAGT CCATCTCCTACATCGGGATGGACGAATTTGTCGAGATGACAAAGAAATATGCTCAGGGAATCGCACCGCCTCCTGCCATGGTGGGCGTGTCAGGCAGCGATgaagatgacgacgacgacgtgGTGGTGAGGAATCCGGATGAGCTGCCCCTACACCAAAAG CTGTTGAAGTTCCCACTTCACGCTTTGCTGGAGATCAAGGAGCACCTCATCGACTGGGCGTCGCGGGCGGGCATGCAGTGGCTCAGCGCCCTCATCCCCACACACCATGTCAACGCgctcatcttcttcttcatcatctCCAACCTCACCATTGagttcttcatcttcctcattCCTTTGCTGGTTTTCTACCTCTCTTTCTTCTCCATGATTATTTGTACGCTGCGGGTGTTCCAG aattCCAAAGCCTGGGAGAACTTTCGGGCCCTAACCGACCTCCTGGCTCACTTTGAGCCTGGTCTCGATCTGGAGCAAGCTGAGACCAACTTTGGATGGACACACTTGGAACCCTATTT GTACTTCTTGCTCTCCGTGGTCTTTGTGGTGTTTTCCTTCCCGGTGGCCGACAAGTCGTGGATCCCGTGCTCCGAGCTGGCGGCGGTGGCCCTCTTCTTCACGGTCACCGCCTTTCTCAGTCTTCACGCCTCCGCCAAATTGTTTGCTCGCAAGGCCCTGCTCACAGAAGTACTCTCGGGGgcctgctctctctctcacctgCTGCCGGACTCCCTTTGGGCGCTCCGGATCTTCGGGAGGACGTTTGTCTCGCTGCCTCTGGGCGACATCGTGGCGTTGAACATTGGGGTGCCCTGTGCCCTCTATGGCCACCTGGTCTACCTCCTGTTTCGCATGGCCCAGCTGAGAGGCTTCAAGGGGACTTACCTGTGCCTGGTGCCATATCTAGTTTGCTTCACGTGGTGTGAGCTCTGCTTGGTGTTCCTCAATCACGCCACGGCCATCGGCCTCATACGGACTTGCGCCGGctacctcctcttcctgtttGCACTGCCCGTTCTCTCTCTAGGCCTTGCTGCGATGCTCATCATCCAGCTCATGCAGTGGTTCGTGGCCCTGGAAATCACCAAAATGGCCGTCACGCTTACTGTGTGCTTCGTGCCGGTCGTTCTGAGGCTTTGGACCCGCTTCAGCTTGAACCCCATCGTGGTGTTTCGCTCGCTGTCCAGGAGCAGCATCGTCAAACTCATCTTGGTGTGGCTCAGTGCCGTGCTGCTCTTCTGCTGGATGTACGTGTACAGGTCAGAAGGCATGAAGGTGTACAACTCCACCCTCACGTGGCCGCAGTACAGCATCATGTGCGGCCCGTCGGCATGGAAGGAGTCCAACATGGCCCAAACTCAGATCCTCTGCTCGCACCTCGAAGGCCACAGGGTCACCTGGACGGGCCGCTTCAAATACGTGCGCGTGACGGACATCGAGAACGGGGCGCAGTCGGTCATCAACCTGCTTCCTGTGTTGGTGGGCAATTGGATGCGTTGCCTGTACGGTCAGCCATACCCTGCGTGTGAGGGAATGGGAGACCCCGCCGTGGGGCCTCACCCATTCCTGGCCCCGCCGCTGCAAGATCCCCTGTGTCAACTCAAACAGCTTGCCAAGCACGAATGCCACGTCAAGCGCTTCGACCGGTACAAGTTTGAAGTCACCATGGGCATGCCGCAAGAGAGGAAGACCAAGAACGGGACCATCGTGGAAGACGAAGACGCCACCAAGGACATCGTCCTGCGTGCCAGTAACGAGTTTAAGTCAGTGTTGCTTCACTTGAACGCGGGAAGCACGGTGGAGTTCAGCACCATCCTGGAGGGACGTCTGGGCTCCAAATGGCCCGTTTTCGAGCTGAAGGCCATCCACTGCTTGTCATGCGGCAACGCACGCCTGTCCAGCCGCAGACAGTACA